In the Pelorhabdus rhamnosifermentans genome, TGCTGTAGCATGAACAGGTGTACCATAATTATTGGCAATATCAATGCCTGGATGAAAGTCACTTCCACCGCCAAAAGGCGAACTACGATAACCAAAAGGCGAAGTCACTTCGCCTTCAACAGGCCATATGGAAGGAGTACAAGCGAGACGCGCATTTTTTTCATTAATGCGCGTTTTAATTTCTAATAAGCTTTGTTCACGCGTTTGTATAGCCGCCTGTAATTCACTTAGCTGTTGTTCAACATTTTGTATTTTCTCGGGTGCTGAAGGGCCCCCTTGCCCTTTAAACAAAGTATTATGAAGGCCACTACCCGACCGCGACGTTTGTTGTGTTTCATCTGTATTGAGTAGCCGCCTAAGATCAGCATCAAGAGCATTTAACCGGTTCATATTATCTTGCATTTGTGCCGTTTTCTGCTCTAACTTCGTTAATTCTTGCGTTTGAGCCGCATTGACTTGTTGCAACCGTGCATATTCCGCTTGCTCCTGATTGTCATGAGGTGCAGTATAATGAAAATATACTAAGGCACCAAGGGAATACAAAAATACACCTACGAAACCAATAACCCCAACCATGAGGTGCTGAGCAGAAA is a window encoding:
- a CDS encoding M23 family metallopeptidase; its protein translation is MKIKLSQLKQQECCFTVSSNRGQPIRQIKVSAQHLMVGVIGFVGVFLYSLGALVYFHYTAPHDNQEQAEYARLQQVNAAQTQELTKLEQKTAQMQDNMNRLNALDADLRRLLNTDETQQTSRSGSGLHNTLFKGQGGPSAPEKIQNVEQQLSELQAAIQTREQSLLEIKTRINEKNARLACTPSIWPVEGEVTSPFGYRSSPFGGGSDFHPGIDIANNYGTPVHATADGVVVFAGWYNGYGNLIQVDHGYGIVSFYGHNQALLVQVGQTVKKGDIISEMGSTGLSTGPHTHYEIRVNGTAVDPMTFL